The following nucleotide sequence is from Pseudonocardia sp. C8.
CTCGAGGGCCTCCTTCTTCGCCTGGGCGGTCCCGGCGGAGCCGGACACGATGGCGCCGGCGTGGCCCATCGTCTTGCCCTCGGGGGCGGTGAAGCCCGCGACGTAGCCGACGACCGGCTTGGTGACGTTGGCCTTGATGTAGTCCGCGGCCCGCTCCTCGGCGTCGCCGCCGATCTCACCGATCATCACGATGGCCTCGGTCTCGGGGTCCGCCTCGAACGCCTCGAGGGCGTCGATGTGCGTGGTGCCGATGACCGGGTCGCCGCCGATGCCGATCGCGGTGGAGAAGCCGAACTCGCGCAGCTCGAACATCATCTGGTAGGTCAGCGTGCCGGACTTCGACACCAGACCGATCTTGCCGGGGCCGGTGATGTTCGCCGGGATGATGCCCGCGTTGGACTTGCCGGGCGAGATGATGCCGGGGCAGTTCGGGCCGATGATGCGGGTCTTGTTGCCCTTGGCGACCGCGTGCGCCCAGAAGTACGCGGAGTCGTGCACCGGGATGCCCTCGGTGATCACGACCGCGAGCGGGATCTCGGCATCGATGGCCTCGATGACCGCGTCCTTGGCGAACTTCGGCGGGACGAACAGCACCGAGACGTCGGCGCCGGTCTCCTTGATCGCCTCTTCGACGGTGCCGTACACGGTGACGTCCTTGCCACCGACCGAGTGGGTGGTCCCGGCCTTGCGGGCGTTGACGCCGCCCACGATGTTGGTGCCGGCAGCGATCATCTTGGTGGCGTGCTTGGTGCCCTCGCCGCCGGTGATGCCCTGGACGATGACCTTGCTGTTCTCGTTGAGGAAGATCGACATTTTTCTCAGGCTCCCGCGGCGTTCGCAAGCTCGGCGGCCTTGGCGGCCGCGTCGTCCATCGTGCCCACCTGCGTGACCAGCGGGTGGTTCGCCTCGTCGAGGATCCGGCGACCCTCCTCGACGTTGTTGCCGTCCAGCCGGACGACCAGCGGCTTGGTGGCCTCGCCACCGAGGATCTTCAGGGCCTCGACGATGCCGCGCGCGACCTCGTCGCACGCGGTGATCCCGCCGAAGACGTTGACGAAGACGCTCTCGACGTCGTCGTCGCCGAGGATGACGTCCAGGCCGTCGGCCATGATCTGGGCCGAGGCGCCGCCGCCGATGTCGAGGAAGTTCGCGGGCTTGACCCCGCCGTGCGCCTCGCCAGCGTAGGCGACGACGTCGAGGGTCGACATGACCAGGCCCGCGCCGTTGCCGATGATGCCGACCTTGCCGTCCTCGAGCTTGACGTAGTTGAGGCCCTTGGCCTTGGCCTTCGCCTCGAGCGGGTTCTCGGTGCGCTCGTCGACCAGCTGCGCGTGCTCGGGGTGGCGGAAGTCGGCGTTGCCGTCCAGCGTGACCTTGCCGTCGAGCGCGATCACCTTGTCCTGCGGGTCCCGGACCAGCGGGTTGACCTCGACCAGGGTGGCGTCCTCGGAGACGAAGGTCTCCCAGAGCTTCACGATGACGTCCGCGGCCTCGTCGGCGACGGCGGCCGGGATCTTCCCCGCGGCGACGATCTCGTCGGCCTTGGCCCTGTCGACGCCGGCGATCGGGTCGATCGCGATCCGGGCCAGCGCCTCCGGGCGCTCGACGGCCAGCTGCTCGATCTCCATGCCGCCCTCGGCCGAGCACATCGCCAGGAACGTGCGGTTCGAGCGGTCCAGCAGGAACGAGAAGTAGTACTCCTCGGAGATGTCGCTGGCCTCGGTCACCAGCACCTGGT
It contains:
- the sucD gene encoding succinate--CoA ligase subunit alpha codes for the protein MSIFLNENSKVIVQGITGGEGTKHATKMIAAGTNIVGGVNARKAGTTHSVGGKDVTVYGTVEEAIKETGADVSVLFVPPKFAKDAVIEAIDAEIPLAVVITEGIPVHDSAYFWAHAVAKGNKTRIIGPNCPGIISPGKSNAGIIPANITGPGKIGLVSKSGTLTYQMMFELREFGFSTAIGIGGDPVIGTTHIDALEAFEADPETEAIVMIGEIGGDAEERAADYIKANVTKPVVGYVAGFTAPEGKTMGHAGAIVSGSAGTAQAKKEALEAAGVKVGKTPSETAGLMKDILSAK
- the sucC gene encoding ADP-forming succinate--CoA ligase subunit beta, with translation MERESRVDLYEYQAKDLFAAHGVPVLPGKTVDNAADAAAAASELGTAVVVKAQVKTGGRGKAGGVKLAQNADEAKEKAEAILGLDIKGHVVHQVLVTEASDISEEYYFSFLLDRSNRTFLAMCSAEGGMEIEQLAVERPEALARIAIDPIAGVDRAKADEIVAAGKIPAAVADEAADVIVKLWETFVSEDATLVEVNPLVRDPQDKVIALDGKVTLDGNADFRHPEHAQLVDERTENPLEAKAKAKGLNYVKLEDGKVGIIGNGAGLVMSTLDVVAYAGEAHGGVKPANFLDIGGGASAQIMADGLDVILGDDDVESVFVNVFGGITACDEVARGIVEALKILGGEATKPLVVRLDGNNVEEGRRILDEANHPLVTQVGTMDDAAAKAAELANAAGA